From Kitasatospora sp. MAP12-44:
GGTCGCGGCAGATGAAGTGCAGCGAGTCGTTGCGGGTGAGCGCGCCCGGCAGCAGGTGCGATTCGCAGAGCACCTGGAAGCCGTTGCAGATACCGAGGACCGGCATTCCCAGCTTGGCCTGCTCGATGATGGCGTCCATCACCGGCGAGAAGCGGGAGATCGCTCCGCAGCGCAGATAGTCGCCGTAACTGAATCCGCCCGGCAGGACGACGGCGTCGACCTGATGGAGATCCTTGTCACGGTGCCAGAGGGCGACCGGCTCGGCGCCGGCCAACCTGACCGCGCGCTGGGCGTCGCGGTCGTCGAGCGATCCCGGAAAAGTGACGACGCCGACGCGGGTGGTCACTGAGACTCCTCCACCCGAACGGTGAAGTCCTCGATCACGGTGTTGGCGAGGAAGGTCTCGGCGGCTTCGCGGATCCTGGCGAGCGCGGCGTCGTCGACCGGGCCCTCCAGTTCCAGCTCGAAACGCTTGCCCTGGCGGACATCGGCGATCCCGTCGAATCCCAGACGAGGTAGTGCGCGCTGCACCGCCTGCCCCTGGGGGTCGAGGATCTCCGGCTTGAGCATGACGTCGACTACGACGCGTGCCACTGGCACTCCCGATGGTGTGGTGCGTGAAGGCGGGGGACCTTCAGACTACCGGGGTTGCGGGGCCGATTCACTGCCCGGGGAGCGCAACGCGCGTAGATGCGCGCCCCTTACGCCCCAAGGGTTCCGGGCTCCCGGGCGCCCGTTTTCTCCCCCTTTAATGAATCTCTCATCTGGCCGCCGATCCGCACTTCCGGAGTGCCCGAATACCGGCACACCGGACAGATCGACCACGGATACCCCCTATCGGTGCGACAGCGAAGGAAGGTGAATATCCAGAAAAGAATGCAGTTCCCATCGATTTCCACTCGCCGCGGGTGCAGAATAGGGCCACCGGTGGTGGCAGGAGCTGCGAAACCGGCAGGCCTCCGGTCTGCCCGTATACCCTTGCGCGACCGGCGCACAAGGGCCCCCGGGGCACACCGCGCCCGGCGGCCGAATTGCCGAGAGGATTGACACCCATGGCTCAGCGTGTAGTTGTCACGCTCTCCGACGACCTGGACGGCGGCGCTGCCGCGGAAACCGTCCACTTCGGCGTCGACGGGAAGTCGTACGAGATCGACCTGTCCCTGGACAACGCGGAAAGGCTGCGGGAGGCGCTTGCCCCCTTCGTCGCGGCCGGCCGCCGCCAGAGCCGCACCGGAAAGTCCTTCCGCCGCACCGCGCTCGCGCCCGACCCGGCCGCCGTGCGCGCCTGGGCCCAGTCGCGCGGCATGGAACTGCCGGCCCGCGGCCGCATCCCCAAGCACGTCTACGAGGCCTTCGCCGAGGCGAACTGACGCGATCACCCACAGGTCGCCCACAGGTCGCCCGCAGGTCACCCGCTTCGGCCGGTGACCTGCGGCGCCGCCCTTCCACCGCCGTCGTGCGGACGGCCACGGAAGGGCGGCGCAACCAGTCCCGGCGATGGGGTAGAGTAATTCTCGTCGCCGCAACCGGGGGAACCGGGAGCAGCGACTGGTACCTTCCAAGGCACCATGCGGACGTGGCTCAGTTGGTAGAGCATCACCTTGCCAAGGTGAGGGTCGCGAGTTCGAATCTCGTCGTCCGCTCGCAGCATCCGTTAAGGTTGCAGAGCACAGCAGTACCTGGCAGAACAAGTGAAGATCATGCGGACGTGGCTCAGTTGGTAGAGCATCACCTTGCCAAGGTGAGGGTCGCGAGTTCGAATCTCGTCGTCCGCTCCACAGTCGAAAAGGGTCTCCTTCGGGAGGCCCTTTTCGCATTCCCCGCGCTTCTCCCGTATCCCCCCGTATCCCGCACGTCCCCTGCCGGTCTCCTTTGCCGGTCCTGCGCGCGCAAAGGCCTGCACGGGCAACGGGCAAAGGAGACCGGACTGCGGGCTAGACCCAGTCGATGCCGGTGAGCCGCTCGTAGGCCTCGACGTACTTGGCCCGGCTGCGCTCGATGATGGCCTGCGGCAGCGCCGGCGGCGGCAGCTCGCCCCGGGGGTCCCAGCCGGACTCCGGCGAGGCCAGCCAGTCCCGGATGAACTGCTTGTCGAAGGACGGCTGCGCGACACCCGGCTGCCACTGGTCGGCCGGCCAGAACCGCGAGGAGTCCGGCGTCAGCACCTCGTCGCCGATCACCAGCTCGCCGTCCAGCAGACCGAACTCGAACTTGGTGTCGGCCAGGATGATGCCCTGCTCGCGGGCGATGTCCCGGGCCAGGGTGTAGACGTCCAGCGTGGTCCGGCGCAGCAGGGCGGCGTGCTCGGCGCCGATCCGGCGGGCGGTCTCCTCGTACGCGACGTTCTCGTCGTGGTCGCCGACCTCGGCCTTGAGCGCCGGGGTGTAGATCGGGGCGGGCAGCTCGGAGCCGTTGACCAGGCCCTCGGGCAGCGCGATGCCGCAGACCGTCCGGCTCTCCTGGTACTCCAGCAGGCCGGAGCCGGCGAGGTAGCCGCGGGCCACGCACTCCACCGGGAACATCTCCAGCGACCGGCAGACCAGGGTGCGGCCGGCCCAGTCGGCGGGCGCGCCGGCCGGGACCTCGGTGGAGATCACGTGGTTGGGCACCAGGCCGGAGATCCGGTCGAACCACCAGAGCGAGAGCTGGGTGAGGATCCGGCCCTTGTCGGGGATGTCGGTGGGCAGCACCCAGTCGAAGGCCGAGGTGCGGTCGCTGGCCACCATGACCAGCCGGCCCGCCGCGTCCTGGTAGAGGTCGCGGACCTTTCCGGTGTGCAGGTGGGTCAGGCCGGGCACCTGGACCGGTTCGGGCTTGGTGACAAATCCGCTCAAGGTCGTCTCAGTCCTCACGAGTGGGGGTCGCTGTGCTGGAGCCCGAGTCTTTCATGCGCCCCCTGCCGTGCAGGTCAGCCGCCCTTGCCGAGCTGATCGAGCAGGTTGGCGGTGGCGCGCTGGATCCGCTCGTCGGTGTGGCCGGGCCGGTCCAGCGCGGGGGACCAGGCGAAGGTGCCGGAGGCGAAGACGTACGCGCCGCTGGGCGCGCGGTAGAGCGAGGTCTCCTGGTGGCGCACCCGGCCCTGCTCGTCCCGGTAGGGGGAGTGCGCCAGCAGGATCCGCTCGGTGTGCACGGGCAGCGCCACCTTGGGGAAGTAGCGGTCCGCCTCCCCGGCGACCAGGTTCTCCACCCGGCCGCCGTCCCGCAGTCCGGTGCCGGCCCAGAGCCAGTGCGACGCGTTGGCCACCGTCAGCGGGGCCGGCTCGGCGACCCGGCCGGCGTACTGGATGCCCAGCAGGTGCTGCTCCGGCTCGCCCGCGTCCCGCCAGAGCGCGCCGGCCGCGCCGGGCAGCCCGGTCGCCGGGGTGCCGGCCGGGACGCGCTGGCGCTTGCGGCAGTTGAGCAGCCGGCCCGGCACGCCCGAGGGGCCGGCCGTCAGGTCGACCCGCCAGTACATGGTGTTCGCGGAGAGGAAGACCAGCGACGTCCCGCCGTCGCGGGCCCGCTCGACGGTCCGGCGCATCGGCTCGGACCAGTACTCGTCGTGACCGGGGAAGATCAGCGCGCGGTGGCGGCCCGGCACGACCAGGCCCGCGTGCAGGTCGGAGGCGGTCGCGTAGGCGAGGTCGTAGCCGTACCGCTCGGCCCAGCGGATGAAGTCGTAGGCGTGGCCGACGTGCAGCGGCAGCCCGGCGCCGGCGTGCGGGCGGTCGAAGGAGACCGTGACGGCGGCCTCCTCCTCGCCCAGCAGCCCGCCGTGCTCGTCCCAGGCGTGGTAGAGACTGGCGCCGGTGCGGCCGTCCTCCGGGAAGAGGTTGTAGGCCTGCCAGGTGACGTCGGGCAGGATCAGCAGCAGCTCGGCGGCGGAGTCGGCGGTGAGCGGGTCGCGGACGGTGAACGGGATGTGGCTGCGGTGGCGCTGGTCCGCCGTGGTGAGCACCGCGACATACGCGCCGGGGCGCCAGTGCGCGGGGATCTGCAAGCGCCAGGAGTGCCACCAGTGATGGCAGCTGACGGTGCGGCCGACCACCAGCGGCGCGGGCTGCTGCAGGCCGGCGATCCGCGGACTCGCCGTCATGTGCTGGGCCCCGGCGCCCGCGTAGTGGCCGATCCGGTAGACGTCGACGATGAACTCGCGTGGCGGGTGCACGGTGACCCGGAAGTCGACCGAGCCGCCGGGATGGATCACCCCGGCCGAGGCGAAGCCCTTGATCTGCTGCTGCACGTCGTCGGAGTTGCGCGGGGTGCCGGGCAGTTGGGGCACCGCCGAGGGCAGCGGACGCTGCCCGGGGGCGTCGGCGCTGACGTACCAGGGGATGGCGCTCCCGGTGCCGGCCAGATAGTGGTCCGGGCTGCGCAGCCAGGGCAACGGCCCCTGTCCGAACGGGTCCGAGACGCCGTGCGCAAGCGTCCCGGACTCCCATCTGCGGCCCGACTCCTGGTCCACGCGCCCTCCCACGGTGCACCCCGGCCAACGGCATGTGCCACTGGCTATTGCGTGCGGTCTAGCACACCACAGAGTCCTGGCACTGCGTCACCTTACGGTAGCAACAAGTGGTAACGGTTCTCGCAGCCTGCGGTTCTCGCCGCCTGACGGCTGGTCAGCCCAGTCGTACGGGCTTCTCGGCGCGGATACCGGCGGCCTCCAGCCAGGCCCGCAGCGGGGCCGCCCGGCCGAACTCGGCCGCCTCGACGACCGGTCCGGCCAGGTCGCCGCGGCGGACCCCGCCGAGCAGCAGCACCGGTCCGTCCAGCCAGTCGAGACCGGGGCGGGCGCCTGCGCTGTCGACGGCCGCGCAGCAGACCAGCGCCGTCACGCAGTCGGCCAGCAGCTCCCGGCCGCCGCGCTCGGACTCCCCCGGCACGGCCGCCGGGGGCGCCGCCGCCAGTATCCGGGCGAGCTCGTCGACGCCGCCGCGGTCCAGCCGGTCCAGCAGCTGGGCCAGCGTCGGCGCCGATGCGCCCGCCGGGCCGCGGGAACCCCGGCTCGCCGCCCGGCCCGGACCGGTGCGGGCCGCGAGCTCGTCCAGCGCGTCCTGCAGGGCGGCCGCCTGCAGCCGCCAGCCGCGGTCGACCACCTGCTCGGGGTAGTCCGCCCAGTCCAGATCGGCCCGGCCGCCGGGCACCGGGCCGTGGAAGAGCTCGGCGGCCAGCAGCGACACCGCCGCGTCCACCCCGCCCGGCTCCTCCAGCAGGTCGCAGGCGGGGCGGTCGCCGAGTCGGCTCTCGTAGCCCTCGGCCAGCCGGTCGCGGCGGGCCAGCTCGGTCAGTGCGGCGACCACCCCGGCGTTCAGCTGGGCCGGGCAGCGCCCCAGCCGCCAGGCGGGCCTGGCCACCCGGGTGAGCAGCCGGTCCCAGCCCGCGTAGGCCAGGCCGACCTGGCCCTGCGCGGCGATCCGCAGGCCGTAGTCGACCGCCTTGGCCTGCTCGGAGGCGGCCGCCGCGACCGCCCGCTCCAACTCGGCGATGTGCTCCCGGCAGGCCCTGAGCAGCCGCGCGGTGATCCTGTCGAGCAGCCGGGCGAACGGCGTGCGCCGACCCGAGCCGAGCGCGGCGTCCAGCCCCCGGACGAACCGCCGGGCCGCCGCGATCTCCGGGTCGGCGGCCGCCGCGGTACCCGCCACCACCGGCGCCAGCAGCGCCCGCAGCTCGCCGGCCCGCATCCACCAGAGGAACGGCGAGCCGATCACCAGCACCGGCGCCGGCAGCACCAGCGCCTGCGTGCGCACCGGGCGGACGGCGCCCAGCAGGGTGCTCGGCGCCGAGTGGGTCTCCTCCAGCCAGCTGTCGCAGTCCGGCGTCAGCGCGATCGCGGACGGTACGGGCACCGCGAGGCGGTCGGCGAGTTCGTGGATCAACCGGTAGAGCTCCGGGGCCTCGCGCTGGCGGACCGGCACCGCCGGCGTCTGCGGTGGGACGGCCCGGGCGTGCCGGCGCACGGCGGCCAGCGCGATCAGCGCGACGAGCAGCGCCAGCGCGCAGACCACCCAGCGGACGAGGTCCCAGGCGGCGGCGTCCGGCGAACCGGGCGCACCGATCCGGCCGGTCACCCGCCCGGCAAGCAGCACCACGGCCAGCGC
This genomic window contains:
- the purQ gene encoding phosphoribosylformylglycinamidine synthase subunit PurQ, whose amino-acid sequence is MTTRVGVVTFPGSLDDRDAQRAVRLAGAEPVALWHRDKDLHQVDAVVLPGGFSYGDYLRCGAISRFSPVMDAIIEQAKLGMPVLGICNGFQVLCESHLLPGALTRNDSLHFICRDQKLRIENVSTAWTTDYTQGQEIVVPLKNGEGRFVADEHVLDALEAEGRIVARYLDVNPNGSYRDIAGISNAAGNVVGLMPHPEHAIEPLTGPTTEGLGFFTSVLKQLVSA
- the purS gene encoding phosphoribosylformylglycinamidine synthase subunit PurS; this translates as MPVARVVVDVMLKPEILDPQGQAVQRALPRLGFDGIADVRQGKRFELELEGPVDDAALARIREAAETFLANTVIEDFTVRVEESQ
- a CDS encoding Lsr2 family protein — encoded protein: MAQRVVVTLSDDLDGGAAAETVHFGVDGKSYEIDLSLDNAERLREALAPFVAAGRRQSRTGKSFRRTALAPDPAAVRAWAQSRGMELPARGRIPKHVYEAFAEAN
- a CDS encoding phosphoribosylaminoimidazolesuccinocarboxamide synthase, with the translated sequence MSGFVTKPEPVQVPGLTHLHTGKVRDLYQDAAGRLVMVASDRTSAFDWVLPTDIPDKGRILTQLSLWWFDRISGLVPNHVISTEVPAGAPADWAGRTLVCRSLEMFPVECVARGYLAGSGLLEYQESRTVCGIALPEGLVNGSELPAPIYTPALKAEVGDHDENVAYEETARRIGAEHAALLRRTTLDVYTLARDIAREQGIILADTKFEFGLLDGELVIGDEVLTPDSSRFWPADQWQPGVAQPSFDKQFIRDWLASPESGWDPRGELPPPALPQAIIERSRAKYVEAYERLTGIDWV
- a CDS encoding N,N-dimethylformamidase beta subunit family domain-containing protein, translating into MDQESGRRWESGTLAHGVSDPFGQGPLPWLRSPDHYLAGTGSAIPWYVSADAPGQRPLPSAVPQLPGTPRNSDDVQQQIKGFASAGVIHPGGSVDFRVTVHPPREFIVDVYRIGHYAGAGAQHMTASPRIAGLQQPAPLVVGRTVSCHHWWHSWRLQIPAHWRPGAYVAVLTTADQRHRSHIPFTVRDPLTADSAAELLLILPDVTWQAYNLFPEDGRTGASLYHAWDEHGGLLGEEEAAVTVSFDRPHAGAGLPLHVGHAYDFIRWAERYGYDLAYATASDLHAGLVVPGRHRALIFPGHDEYWSEPMRRTVERARDGGTSLVFLSANTMYWRVDLTAGPSGVPGRLLNCRKRQRVPAGTPATGLPGAAGALWRDAGEPEQHLLGIQYAGRVAEPAPLTVANASHWLWAGTGLRDGGRVENLVAGEADRYFPKVALPVHTERILLAHSPYRDEQGRVRHQETSLYRAPSGAYVFASGTFAWSPALDRPGHTDERIQRATANLLDQLGKGG